The Chaetodon auriga isolate fChaAug3 chromosome 20, fChaAug3.hap1, whole genome shotgun sequence genome contains the following window.
ttacagtctttatgctaagctaagtttaCAGGCTCCTGGCATACAGATGcaagagtggtatcaatcttttcatttgactctcaacaagaaagcaaacgaaagcatatttcccaaaaatgtaTGGCTTTAAGCTCACACAGCAGGAATTCAACATGCACAAGAAATATGATTTCCTGTGTTGgaaggaaatattttaaatgCCTGCTTATGTCTTAGACGTTACCCTCCGATTCTGCTGTTTGACACTCTAACACATTATCAATAACTGTCTGGTGAAATTGCTCAAAGATTACTCGGTGTTAACATATGTGGAACTATCAGAGaatgtttcagttttcacaCTAGCAAATCCTCTGTTTGCCTCACAAAAGGAAGCAATTACACTTTACTGACTCCTTTATATAATGGACCAGTAAAAGTTAACAGCTATTTGAACTTCTACTTTTGCTACTTTGCTTCTTGGACACATCCTGTCCATCAGTCAtttgattatttccattataCCTAACAAATGTCAGGCATTTCCCTCTGAACATGATCAATGGGGAACTGCAGCTGCGCATAAAGCAGTGGTAATATTTCTTTCATGTTTGGAGTGGAGGTCGTGCCTCGTTCCACAGAGAAACCTATCATCTTTCATTAAGGCCTGCTCCGAGATCCAATCTGGCATCTGCTGCTCATTACCAACCTGTGGTGGTACATCGAACTCAAATATGTGCTGAGGAATCTATTTCACAATGAAGGGAGAATAAAGTTGGACTTTATACTTTTAATAccagaaaatttaaaaaaaaggtgacTAATACACCAACAACTCAGAGGAAGTATGTGGGTTTGTAATAAACCTAATGTTTTTCTCCGTATCGGACAGCACTTTGTGTGTTCTTCGCATGTGCTCTTTCTCATATATTCATGCTTTTGACTGACAGCCAAAATGGCCCCTCACACTGcacagctgtttcagtttaGGCTGCTGCCTGCGAGGATCTGCACCTGACTGATGTGCAGCATCACCGACTGGCTCACCTGAGGGCAGTCTTTGATGTAGTGTCCTTTGTTGAAGCAAAGGTGGCATAGGTAGTTGGGCGGCGGCCTTTTGCTGGGTTTTCGTGTCTCGGGGGACAGGGAGAGGTCTGAGAAATGGTCCGCCAGAGAGCTCAGCCCGTCCACGATGTTGTTGAGGGACCCGTAGGGTGAGGTGCTCTTGTAGAAATTGTTGTTCAAGGCCTGTCGGAGAAAAGACCAAGAGGATAAATCACTGGCAACAGAACCATGCAGAAATACACAGTGGACACCTTCATACAGTAAagtagggctgcagctaacaattaCTTCATTACTGATTGATCTGTTGATGAATCCCATTACTACTTATGTATGTAAATATCCTTAGATTAGCTTTATTTGTCTAACTAATAGTCCATTCCATTATGATGatataaagcagagaaaaagctgGATATTCTCACGCTCAAGCAGCaagtttttggcattttttatTGATGAATGACTTAATGAATTAATCAATAGTTTGTGTCATTTCAGCTCGACACAAAGTACCTCTCacgtcacagaaacacacaaggtTATTGTTGTGACTGTACGATGAAAGAGCATTTCAGCCAGCATGCCAGTCCATCACCCTGATTGATTCGCCCGTTTGTCTCTCCGACAGTAGTccacattatttcatttctgcagATGTGCTGCCTTTACTGCATCTATGCTGTGGGGCCAATAGTGTCCGTTTCCGTGTCAGAACAAAATGCCTTTGTCATGCATTCTTCTAACTTGTTCTATTGACACGGCACAATCAGCATCATTGTGCCAGTGGAGGAGACGGGTGCTATGGCACCGCAGGGCAACCATGAAGAAGAACAGCCTGCAGACACTGGCTGTTTACTCTGAAGGCATCACAGAAGGAGAATTGTGATCAGATGCATGTGTCCATTGCAGTGGGTAATGCCCTGCATGAGACATCAAACCACTGcatgtctgtggtgtgtgtgcagttacAGCATGTCATTAGAAATGTTGCATTTCTGAAGttaaaaagtgatttttatAATTAAAGTACataaaactgtctttttttaatgtaaatattttaacCAAAACTCACTTTTTTATGATGTATGTCAATTTATCCTACTTTTCCTGAATGTGTCAGTATTCTATTAAGCAGTAGGGAGCCCCACTGGGTGAACTCTGCATACTCCTCTAACCGAGCAGAGGCCAGCCAGGGTGAACTCTAACATTTCTAAAACCTTCTGAGAGCTCTTTCTCAACCAGCCAGTCgtcctgcagctgcacactgacaccagaacagtctgcacacactcaGGCACTATACCAGGGTACAAAACACATATTCATATGCTACCCACTCACCACAGTGCAACCCAATGAAGGCATGCAGGTGAGGTTTACTATGGGCAACAAAAATAACCTGCAGTGAAATATGTGAGTATGATATTCATGCACGTCGGTGGAGAGAGATTTCTGACATAGAGCAAAGAAGAGATGACTGGATGGAAGCGCCATGCAGAGCGTTAATCATGACTATGAGCGCGTTATGACAGCGTAACATGACATGAATTCTACCTCACTCCTCAGATGGAAGAAGTTGTTGAGATAGTTGGAGCTCAGATCAGCTGCGCTGCGCTTGGAGATGTTCATGTCCTGAGGAGAAGCGTCCGACTCGGCTTTGAACGCATCAAAAGCGCCGCTCTGAGTGTCTTGCAGAGACATATAGACCCAGTTGAGCAGCTGTGCAGGTTGGTACACGGGGGTACCAGCCTCTATAGCAGACATCATGTTGCTTTTGGAGGACTGCGCCTCTTGGAACAGCACCGTCAGAACCGCCGGATTATCTGGACCACCCAACTTCTTTCAGTCATCCCCCCGCTCCGGCTGGATGGGTGTGATCCTTGTGCTCACCTGGGGAGCCCTGAAGGACCCCAGTAAGCGGACAGCAGTGACGGGGGAGAGCGCAGTGGAAGCATGAAGCGCAGCAGCCTGAATGCCAGTGGGAAGCTTGGAGCAGCGCTGCGCTCTGGACTTCTGTTTGCGTCACAGCGAATAGGAGGTCCAGCATGAGTTTGCACCTTCATGCTTACCTTTCCTTTACATTTGTAGCTACAGTATATCCAAGGATGTACAGTTCTACGATCTAAAAGTAGACGTTATggtggaaggaaaaaaatgaaaatgatagTTTATATAGGTCTGTTAGTAATATTAGATATATGATTTATCAATAAATTAATTATTTCGTTTAAAAAATGCACCGAGTCACGTTTAATATTTGCCCcaaaaatattgtttaattCACGATTAGAGGTCAGTACTTTACATTTGcggttgtctttgttttattttgtttgttatgtATTGTACTGCCAAAAACTGTTTACATTGTCATGTTTTTATGGGAAGCCATGaagatttgttgttgtttttgttgttgatgtgatACAATAAATTGATGTGTCCCTCATTCGATGTAAGAGTCATATTCATCACACGCAGCcataacataaaaacataaaagatgCCTTAATGAAAGTTTTCGGAACCTGTTTAAGTGACTATAAACCATTACGGAGGGGTTATTGAggatatgtttgtttgtttatttatttatttgtttatttatttcagagTGAAGTCCAACAACCTGTAACCGTCATGCACGCTTTGACTACTGGTAcactgctgccatctagtgCTTTTTGTTGGTTCTGGAACATAATTCTTACTTTTAAGGAACAATTAAATTCTGATTGTTGGGAATGCCGTGATAGCATCCTCCAGGCTTCTcctccagtggagaaaatgtgtaGGCTGCACTACATGCAAGAAAACGTTTTGGAACCgtttcaccataaatgcatCATGACTTTCTGTGTGCCagctttttatttgatttgatttgattttttgcCCCTGGCTCTCAGACAGCCTCAGTCCATCAATGAATCTCCACGGTGTGAGGTTGCTAAACTTTCAAATGTACAACATTTACGTATTCATAGCTTCTGGAGTGCTCGTTAAGGGAAATGTGCTTTGAGGACATCTTTAGGAGGAATCttttttggtggaaaaaaacatgattcagaGCATTATTCATAGCGATTTGAAAGTTTTCAGGGGAtttaaaaaagttaaataagTGATATCGCCGTTTATTAAAATTGAGCTCTGGGTCACGTCAATGAAATTCTAAATATTTGACATAAGAAATTTAAACATGACGTGTTTTATACGCATGACATGGACTCATATGCACATTCTGCgcctgttgcagcagcacagagataaATCTAATCACCTTTTCGGACAAATAGTGCAGTGTGGCTTGTGTTAGAAATGACAGTGCAGCCCTCTGAGTCAACATCAGCCGCTCTCCGCTGACGCTCGGTAATTACCGAGCAAAGGTTGTTACAGCATGACGGAAACAATGCTGAGGACCCACCCACCTCCGGACGGCTAaatccctctgcagctctccgCTTGTCTCTTCCTGGATCTGAAGCCACTGTCAAAAAAGTAAGTAACccagatgtttttattttagacCGTGAATGCCGTGAAATATTTGTCCACCATAGCGTAACAGGCGACAACGAAGTTTAACAAATACTTTCGGTGTCCGTtaacgttagcattagcttactTCTCTTCTTGTGAATGTAGGAAATTAGCCTCGCCCAATTAAACGGACACAGCCCGGTGTGGAGCTGTTTAACGGTAACATTGCTAAACTTCCTTCTTTACAAATGTCTTGAAATGGCTTCCTGGTgcttttaactgtatttttctaACGTGTCAGACGTCTGTCCCGGTAATTCTAGGCGTTCAGACTGAATGCTGGCTAAATGCTATATCTTAACGTAAATCTTCGAGACAGTAACATTATGTAACGCTAAGGGACCACAGTGTACAAGCTCCTGGACATCAAAGAAAATGATGGTGTGAAATTAAATATTAGCTTTGCTTGATAGTATATGTACTTTTACTCGGATTAATATTGTTGATAGAGTATATGGACTAACGTTACTGCACATTCTTATCGTAGCAAGTTGGCGAGTTGAGAAATGCAGGCCTGTGATGCTGCAAAGTAGGGGCTTTGCTGCTTTCTAGTGCCCCTCGTAAAAGTGAGATTCATCCGCGAATATGCTCATTCTCCGCCTTTAACATGCCTTGAGGTGTAGAAATTCAAAATAatataacagcagcagcagtccgTTGTTTATTGGTTTGCGTTAGGAACCCAGAAGTATGTGACGGACGTTATTTTTCAACACCATCGCACattagaattattattatttaagacaaaaaatTTCGAATGCAACGGACAAAATACTAAACTCTTAGATGTCATTTAACGCTTTAATGATTTTAAGTCACGCATGAACGAATTCCCCACTCATATTTATAGCCTTCTTGGGTTGTAAATCTCTGGTGTGGTGGAAATGTTAATATTTACGATAACACGTAAAAGCCCCACCAGTGCGTAGAGGGGTCCAAAGGAGAGGGCTGGAAACTAATGGAGAGTCAACAATCAGACGCCCTTCCTGCGGTCACCCCTAACACGGCGTGTTTAGGTCTATGTAACTAACCCAGTGGTGCATCTTTGAATTCAGATTACTTAAATCTAAACTCAATTGCTCTAAATAAGTCCGGTTGTGTCAGAagaatttttttcatttgcacataAATACCTAAAATAAGTTTTGTTTATAGAGCCAAACAGTGGATTGTGTGCAGCATTAAGGTGCCTTTACATTGTAAGGAATATCTGTGTTCTCTCACACTACAGAGCCTGTAGGTCGCACCttgttttccaaaaacaatgatTTCTCCGGTACCTGGTttcttgtgtgcatgtaaacaaagtAAATTTACAGTCTGCCAGATTATCTCTCATTACAGCCGACAGACCAGTAGCTGtaattgacatttttgcttcatTATGGGATGACACAGGGGCACCTGAACGGCTGTGTAATTCTAACTCTTCCAATGGATGGTATCCCAGTAGAGGGATCTTATGAATTGGAGATTCCCCTTTCATAACTGAAAAATTCAGGGACACTTGCTAGTTATTGttatgcagtgtttcctctgagaAAGGGGAAGGAAAGCTTGAATCCTGTCATAAACAATGAGCACTCTTATCATATGAAAGGGATCCATGCAGATGGACGTGGTGAGATTGTTGTCGTATAGAGATGTGAGTAAACAGCCTGTGGAGTGATGTCAGTGATGGGGACCTTGTCTGAACTTATAGCTTATTCATTAACTTACATAAGTTGTAGGTGAAGGGAAGAGCATTTTATTACCAAACTATTGTAAACACATTGTAAACTAATTATGACCAAACAGTTGGGTCAGTTCTTCAGGAAGTAGAACAGGTGGTTAAAATCCATTTTACAcgttgttgtttgtgttaccACATCTAAAGAACCATGTGGATTAGACATACATATTAGACAAATGAAGATCTGTGTGAGACAGCAACAGTCACTGCTTGTTTACAGCCTGAATGAATGCTGCGCACATGCTGTAGAAGTCCTAAATAGACCTCATGTTGACTATCAACACTCCATCATCAGCCTCCACCCCACTACCCTTCGGTCTATTGAAAAGCATAGGCGGAGCAGAGACATTTTAGGGGCCAGGATGGGTGATTTAAGCTACATCTGAGCTTAAATTTCTGGAAATGGACTTGCAGTTGAAAAAGAGCCATATGATGGCCGTTATACATCACGGTCACACGCCACAACTTCATGTCACCTCCAGGTTCTGAAGATGAGCTACCCAGGATACCCTCCTCAGTCTGGGGGATACCCATCACAGGCAGGGGGCTACCCACCTCAACCAGGAGCATATCCACCCCAAGCAGGTGGCTACCCTCCAGCACAAGGAGGCTACCCACCAGCAGGAGGAAGCTACCCCCCACAGGGTGGCGGATACCCGCCCCAGGCTGGCAGTTACCCTCCCGCAGCGGGCAGTTACCCTCCCGCAGCAGGCGGgttccctccagcagcaggggGCTACCCTCCCCAGGCAGGTGGTGGCTTCCCTCCCCAAGCTGGAGGCTTCCCTCCTCAGGCAGGAGGATACCAGTCACAGTCTGGAGCAGGAGGTTATCCCTCCATGCCTGCTGCAGGTGAGGCTCCAAGATGTGCTGTGAAGTTGTGAGGATTCATATTCATTGaattaaaatcagttttgtGGAGTGTTATGTCAATATTTTCTTTGCAGGTGGAGGCTGGGGTGCAGCACCAAGTGGTGGCTATGGAGCAGTACGTAAATTCTTTACTTAGTCTTCACTACTGCAATACCGTGTCACTGATAACATATGGACCGGCTTAAGCTAAATCTCGTGTTTGCTTAAATCACCTTATCTTCACCAGCCCTACTTGAACCTCGTCTGCTGTATATGAAGTTTGTCACCCTGGATTTAGCACTTACAGCTGTCTTCTGTTTGCAGCCAGGAGGAGCTCAGCAGGGGTACCCAGGGGGTCCTGCCCCAGGCCAGCCAATGCCAAATTACCCTGGAGCCCCCGCGACTAACCCCTCAATGCCCGCATATGGAAGTGGAGTTCCGTCCAACCCTCAGGCACCTGCCATTCCTGTAAGAAGCATTTGTCTTCGTCCCTTTTCTCTGAAACTATGTACAAATGTTATCTCCTAATGTTTATTTCTTATGTGTGCTTTTTTTGGTTTATAGAAAGGGTACAGGGGTTCAATTAAAGACTTTCCAGGGGCTGATCCACTGAGGGATGTCGAAGTTCTTCGCAAAGCTATGAAGGGTTTTGGTCAGTAAATGGTGTTTAATATGCTAAACTCATCGGAAGCATTACTCACtatggatgattttttttaacacatcaTAAATATTTTAAACAGGCACTGATGAAAATGCCATTATTGAACTTCTGGGGAGTCGTACCAACAAGCAGAGGGTTCCAATGGTTGCAGCCTATAAAACAACTTATGGGAAGGTGCGTTCTCTAATATTTTAGTTCTTGTTTTTTGCAGTTGAAATTCATTCAGTAACATGTTGCTTCTCATTGACCCCGTCTGGTAGCTATGTTTATTTgctctcatgtttttgtttcttgtatttgttctgtgtttttcctctcaggatTTAATCCGTGATCTGAAGTCTGAGCTCACTGGAAACTTTGAGAAGCTGGTTCTTGCTATGATGATGAGCCCAGCACACTTTGCTGCAAGTGAACTCAGAGAGGCTATAAAGGTTGGAAGCTGGAGTTGTTGTCTCAGCAAATGTTTCAATTTTGGTTTTGCTCTCCAAACCACTTTGTTTGACTCATCATGTAATAGGAAAATAAGAGCAGAAAAGTAAAGT
Protein-coding sequences here:
- the anxa11b gene encoding annexin A11b, translated to MSYPGYPPQSGGYPSQAGGYPPQPGAYPPQAGGYPPAQGGYPPAGGSYPPQGGGYPPQAGSYPPAAGSYPPAAGGFPPAAGGYPPQAGGGFPPQAGGFPPQAGGYQSQSGAGGYPSMPAAGGGWGAAPSGGYGAPGGAQQGYPGGPAPGQPMPNYPGAPATNPSMPAYGSGVPSNPQAPAIPKGYRGSIKDFPGADPLRDVEVLRKAMKGFGTDENAIIELLGSRTNKQRVPMVAAYKTTYGKDLIRDLKSELTGNFEKLVLAMMMSPAHFAASELREAIKGAGTDEACLIEILSSRSNAEIHEITRIYKAEYGKSLEDAIASDTSGHFRRLLVSLCQGNRDERETVDISLVKQDAQKLYAAGENKVGTDESQFNAILCARSRPHLRAVFQEYQQMCGRDIEKSICREMSGNLESGMVAVVKCIKNTPAYFAERLHKAMQGAGTKDTTLIRIMVSRSEVDMLDIRQVYVKTYGKSLYTHISGDTSGDYKKLLLKLCGGND
- the LOC143339138 gene encoding zinc finger CCHC domain-containing protein 24-like, giving the protein MMSAIEAGTPVYQPAQLLNWVYMSLQDTQSGAFDAFKAESDASPQDMNISKRSAADLSSNYLNNFFHLRSEALNNNFYKSTSPYGSLNNIVDGLSSLADHFSDLSLSPETRKPSKRPPPNYLCHLCFNKGHYIKDCPQARPKGEGLTPYQGKKRCFGEYKCPKCKRKWMSGNSWANMGQECIKCHINVYPHKQRPLEKPDGLDVSDQSKEHPQHLCEKCKVLGYYCRRVQ